CTCGTCGGCCACCGCCTCTGCGTAGCCCCGCTTCGTGTTGAGGCCCGTGCCCACCGCGGTGCCGCCGATGGCCAGCTCGGCCAGGCGCGGCAGTGTCTGGTTCACCCGCGCGGCGCCGTTGGCCGCCTGCTGGGCGTAGCCCGAGAACTCCTGCCCCAGCGTGAGCGGCGTGGCGTCCATGAGGTGGGTCCGGCCGATCTTGATGACGTCCGCGTAGGCGTCCGCCTTCTCCTGGAGGGCGTCGCGCAGGGCCTCCAGCGCGGGGACCAGGCGGGTGTGCGCCTGCTCCACGGCGGCGATGCTCATGGCGGCGGGGAAGGTGTCGTTCGACGACTGCGACATGTTCACGTGGTCGTTCGGGTGGACGGGCTTCTTGCTGCCCATTTCGCCGCCGAGCATCTCAATGGCCCGGTTGGCGATCACCTCGTTCACGTTCATGTTCGTCTGCGTGCCGCTGCCCGTCTGCCAGACCACCAGCGGGAAATGGCCGTCCAGTTTTCCCTCAATGACCTCGTCCGCCGCCGCGCGGACCGCGTCAGCCAGCTTCGGGTCCAGCAGGCCCATGCGCTCGTTCACCGAGGCCGCCGCCTTCTTCAGGATGCCGAAGGCGCGGAGCAGCTCGCGGGGCATGCGCTCGCCGCCGATGCGGAAATTCTGGAGCGACCGGGCCGTCTGGCACCCGTAATACCGGTCCGCAGGGACCTTCATCTCGCCCAGCGTGTCTTTCTCGATGCGGTAGTCCATGGGGGAATCCTCTCTGGTGGGGGCGCGCCGCGCGGCGGACGCCCAATGACGGAACGGACCGGTTCCTCGGAGGCCCCATTATCCCCGCCCGCGCCCCGACGCGTCAACCGGGGGC
This sequence is a window from Candidatus Hydrogenedentota bacterium. Protein-coding genes within it:
- the fumC gene encoding class II fumarate hydratase, whose translation is MDYRIEKDTLGEMKVPADRYYGCQTARSLQNFRIGGERMPRELLRAFGILKKAAASVNERMGLLDPKLADAVRAAADEVIEGKLDGHFPLVVWQTGSGTQTNMNVNEVIANRAIEMLGGEMGSKKPVHPNDHVNMSQSSNDTFPAAMSIAAVEQAHTRLVPALEALRDALQEKADAYADVIKIGRTHLMDATPLTLGQEFSGYAQQAANGAARVNQTLPRLAELAIGGTAVGTGLNTKRGYAEAVADEIAELTGLPFTSAPNKFEALAAHDAMVMTHGALKTVAASFMKIANDIRWLGSGPRCGIGELLLPENEPGSSIMPGKVNPTQCEALTMVAAQVMGNDVAVNIAGASGNFELNVFKPVIIYNVLQSIRLLADAADSFRENCVAGLEPNARRIRAHLENSLMLVTALNRVIGYDNAAKIARAAHLNGTTLKEEALRTGLLTAETFDEAVDPSKMLGPSD